A window of Ignicoccus hospitalis KIN4/I contains these coding sequences:
- a CDS encoding tyrosine--tRNA ligase: MDEKIRLIMREPTEEVLTPELLKEYIEQGVPLKHYIGFEISGFVHLGTGIVTMRKVADLQRAGVKTTLFLADYHSWINKKLGGDLDTIKRVALGYFKEALLQSLKAVGGDPESVEVILASEFFEKLGIKYFENFLRVSNRLTLARVKRSITIMGRKEGESVNFGQLVYVPMQVADIFSLGVNLAHGGMDQRKAHVIAIEVGPKEFGYKPVALHHHLLLGLHIDEETREKLLKAKREGDREAFEEGIVEIKMSKSVPQSAIFVHDSPEEIKRKLKRAYCPIGEVEMNPVLEIVKYVVFPWLEDLGRSFEVVNKKTGERKEYKSYQEVERDFAAKALHPLDLKLAVAEYLVEMLKPVREYFVEGPGKKYLEEMKEIQITR, from the coding sequence GTGGACGAGAAGATAAGACTCATCATGAGGGAACCCACCGAGGAAGTGCTCACCCCCGAGCTCCTGAAGGAGTACATAGAACAAGGGGTCCCCCTGAAGCACTACATAGGCTTCGAGATCTCCGGCTTCGTACACTTAGGAACCGGAATAGTTACCATGAGGAAGGTGGCCGACTTACAAAGGGCCGGAGTTAAGACGACCTTGTTTTTGGCAGACTATCACTCGTGGATAAACAAGAAGCTTGGCGGGGACTTGGACACCATAAAGAGGGTCGCGTTGGGCTACTTCAAGGAGGCCTTGCTCCAGTCCCTAAAGGCCGTAGGAGGGGACCCGGAGTCCGTGGAGGTAATACTCGCCTCGGAGTTCTTCGAGAAGCTCGGGATTAAGTACTTTGAAAACTTCTTGAGAGTTTCCAACAGGCTAACGCTAGCTAGGGTAAAGAGGAGCATAACAATAATGGGGAGGAAGGAGGGCGAGTCGGTGAACTTCGGACAGCTGGTTTACGTGCCAATGCAAGTGGCCGACATATTCTCCCTCGGGGTTAACTTGGCCCACGGCGGAATGGACCAGAGGAAGGCGCACGTAATAGCAATAGAGGTGGGGCCCAAGGAGTTCGGCTACAAGCCCGTGGCGCTCCACCACCACTTGCTACTGGGCCTTCACATAGATGAAGAGACGAGGGAGAAGCTGTTGAAGGCTAAGAGGGAAGGCGATAGAGAGGCCTTCGAGGAAGGGATAGTTGAAATAAAAATGTCCAAGTCTGTGCCCCAGAGCGCCATATTCGTACACGACTCCCCCGAGGAGATCAAGAGGAAACTGAAGAGGGCCTACTGTCCTATTGGAGAGGTCGAAATGAACCCGGTGTTGGAAATAGTGAAGTACGTGGTGTTCCCTTGGTTGGAGGACTTGGGGAGGAGCTTCGAAGTAGTAAACAAGAAGACGGGAGAGAGGAAGGAGTACAAGAGTTATCAAGAGGTGGAAAGGGACTTCGCCGCCAAGGCCTTACACCCGCTGGACCTCAAGTTGGCCGTGGCGGAGTACTTGGTTGAGATGCTGAAGCCCGTTAGGGAGTACTTCGTAGAGGGGCCGGGCAAGAAATACCTCGAGGAAATGAAGGAGATACAGATAACTAGGTGA
- a CDS encoding adenylosuccinate synthetase has product MPVRLVVGALFGDEGKGKVAAYLSFVERPEFLVRTGAINAGHTVVHMGKEYKLRALPSGTVTCDVCKAAVAPGALISVGVLANEVKELGISKERVFVDENTGIIEEEHVRREREDAHLRSRIGSTLTGVGAAMSDRVMRRLKLARDFKEEIEKYATVTDVPSLLYDAVDSYKVVHVEGTQGFGLSLFHGTYPYVTSRDVTAGALLSETGLAPSDVEDVILVTKSFVTRVGEGPLKGELSLEELQRRGMVERGTVTGRPRRAAPLEENLDLLKRAARANGATKIAITKIDVLFPKAKGVTSWSDLPPEARLWISDIEKEVGVPVCYVGTGPEALETVGVC; this is encoded by the coding sequence GTGCCAGTTAGGCTCGTGGTAGGCGCGCTCTTCGGGGACGAGGGTAAGGGCAAAGTAGCGGCTTACCTATCCTTCGTCGAGAGGCCCGAGTTCCTAGTGAGGACCGGGGCGATAAACGCTGGCCACACGGTAGTACACATGGGTAAGGAGTACAAGCTTAGGGCCTTGCCCTCAGGGACGGTGACGTGTGACGTCTGCAAGGCCGCCGTCGCCCCGGGAGCTTTGATAAGCGTAGGGGTTCTGGCGAACGAAGTGAAGGAGCTCGGAATTTCGAAAGAGAGGGTATTCGTTGACGAAAATACCGGAATTATTGAGGAAGAGCACGTCAGGAGGGAGAGGGAGGACGCCCACTTGAGGTCGAGGATAGGCTCGACCCTCACGGGAGTCGGGGCAGCGATGAGCGACAGAGTAATGAGGAGGCTCAAGCTAGCCAGAGACTTCAAAGAAGAAATTGAAAAGTACGCAACGGTTACGGACGTGCCCTCATTGCTCTACGACGCGGTGGATTCTTATAAAGTGGTCCACGTGGAGGGCACACAAGGCTTCGGGTTGAGCTTGTTCCACGGCACGTACCCGTACGTGACCTCTAGGGACGTCACCGCCGGGGCCCTCCTAAGCGAGACCGGGCTGGCCCCTTCGGACGTGGAGGACGTCATATTGGTCACTAAGTCTTTCGTAACGAGGGTCGGGGAGGGACCCCTCAAGGGAGAGCTGAGCTTGGAGGAGCTCCAGAGGAGGGGCATGGTAGAGAGGGGCACTGTAACCGGCAGGCCGAGGAGGGCGGCCCCTCTGGAGGAGAACTTGGACTTACTCAAGAGGGCGGCGAGGGCCAACGGCGCGACCAAAATTGCAATAACGAAGATAGACGTACTGTTCCCCAAGGCGAAGGGGGTCACCTCGTGGAGCGACTTGCCGCCCGAGGCGAGGCTCTGGATCAGCGATATAGAGAAAGAGGTGGGCGTCCCGGTCTGTTACGTGGGAACCGGCCCGGAAGCTCTGGAGACCGTGGGGGTGTGTTGA
- a CDS encoding twin-arginine translocase TatA/TatE family subunit, with product MLPVALFSLGPNEMLILLIFAILLIFGPSKIPELARSIGVAVREFKKAAEGEYSEEVEVKKGTSSEGVSDEELKALAKKLGISTEGKSAEELKKEILEVAKKEGLTGEKKEEGS from the coding sequence GTGTTGCCCGTAGCCCTCTTCAGCCTAGGGCCCAACGAGATGCTGATACTGTTAATATTTGCCATCCTCTTGATCTTCGGTCCCTCTAAGATACCTGAGCTCGCGCGCAGCATAGGCGTGGCGGTCAGGGAGTTCAAGAAGGCCGCGGAGGGCGAGTACAGCGAAGAGGTGGAAGTTAAGAAGGGGACCTCCTCCGAGGGCGTGAGCGACGAGGAGCTCAAGGCCCTAGCTAAGAAGCTCGGCATAAGCACCGAAGGGAAGAGCGCTGAGGAATTAAAGAAGGAGATCCTCGAAGTGGCCAAGAAGGAGGGCCTCACCGGGGAGAAGAAGGAGGAAGGCTCCTAA
- a CDS encoding NAD(P)/FAD-dependent oxidoreductase encodes MKEYDVLIVGAGPAGMFAAHELATLGEGKLRVGIIEKGYFAHQRKCPLQEPKVGKCTYCEPCHIIYGVGGAGTLSSGLINLRPDVGGDLHELVGSWEKAWELIEYVDQVFLKFGAPPDTLHEPDPEATKEIEKRAAKVGAKFVPIRQRHIGTDNSVKVIDNMTKFLQERGVDFIVGTTAIDVDKINSRFVVKTNKGEFTSKLLLLAPGRGGADWFVKVSRKLGVELEPGPLDVGVRVEVPAAVMEDVIKVEVDPKIIIYTKTFDDKVRTFCTNHRGFVVKELYDDGTVGVNGHAYLSKKSDNTNFAFLVTINLTDPMEDTIEYGKNIAKLATRLGGGNPLVQRLIDLESGRRSTWERIKRGIVRPTLREVTPGDISMAYPYRVITNILEGLKSLDYIIPGVFSPHTLLYAPEIKYYSMKARVDRNMETVVDGLYAAGDGAGLSRGINVAAATGVIAGRAMAERLL; translated from the coding sequence GTGAAGGAGTACGACGTCCTAATAGTGGGGGCTGGCCCCGCGGGGATGTTCGCGGCCCACGAGCTGGCCACCTTAGGGGAGGGCAAGCTGAGGGTAGGGATAATAGAGAAGGGCTACTTCGCCCACCAGAGGAAGTGCCCGCTCCAAGAGCCCAAGGTCGGGAAGTGTACCTACTGCGAGCCGTGCCACATAATCTACGGCGTGGGGGGCGCCGGCACGCTCTCCTCCGGCCTGATAAACTTGAGGCCCGACGTGGGCGGCGACCTCCACGAGCTCGTGGGGAGCTGGGAGAAGGCTTGGGAGCTGATAGAGTACGTGGACCAAGTGTTCTTGAAGTTTGGCGCCCCTCCCGACACCTTACACGAGCCCGACCCGGAGGCCACCAAGGAGATAGAGAAGAGGGCCGCCAAGGTAGGGGCCAAGTTCGTGCCCATAAGGCAGAGGCACATAGGTACGGACAACTCAGTAAAAGTGATAGATAACATGACTAAGTTCTTGCAAGAGCGTGGGGTGGACTTCATTGTGGGCACCACAGCAATAGACGTGGACAAGATCAACAGCCGGTTCGTTGTTAAGACTAACAAGGGAGAGTTCACCTCCAAGCTGCTCTTGCTGGCCCCCGGCAGAGGGGGAGCGGACTGGTTCGTGAAGGTGTCGCGGAAGCTCGGGGTGGAGCTGGAGCCCGGGCCCTTGGACGTGGGGGTAAGGGTCGAGGTCCCGGCGGCGGTCATGGAGGACGTCATAAAAGTCGAAGTAGACCCTAAGATAATCATATACACGAAGACGTTCGACGACAAGGTGAGGACCTTCTGTACGAACCACAGGGGGTTCGTGGTCAAGGAGCTCTACGACGACGGGACCGTGGGCGTAAACGGCCACGCGTACTTGAGCAAGAAGAGCGACAACACCAACTTCGCCTTCTTGGTAACTATAAACTTAACCGACCCCATGGAAGACACCATAGAATACGGGAAGAACATAGCCAAGCTCGCCACGAGGCTGGGAGGGGGGAACCCGCTGGTCCAGAGGCTAATTGACTTGGAGAGCGGAAGGAGGAGCACTTGGGAGAGGATCAAGAGGGGCATAGTGAGGCCCACCTTGAGGGAGGTGACGCCCGGCGACATAAGCATGGCCTACCCGTACAGGGTGATAACCAACATACTGGAGGGCCTGAAGAGCTTAGACTACATAATACCCGGAGTCTTCTCGCCACACACCTTGCTCTACGCCCCGGAGATAAAGTACTACAGCATGAAGGCGAGGGTGGACCGCAACATGGAGACCGTGGTCGACGGGCTTTACGCCGCCGGCGACGGGGCCGGGCTCTCGAGGGGCATAAACGTGGCCGCTGCCACTGGCG